In the genome of Hyphobacterium sp. CCMP332, one region contains:
- a CDS encoding HIT domain-containing protein yields MSGLFLKIIKGEIPSYKVYEDENTFAFLDINPAAKGHTLVIPKREIDLLWDLENEDYKAVMDSAKKIAIAIQKSVECKRVGMAVVGLEVPHAHVHLIPLNAMSDFSFSNKLQLSEEEFKSIQKRIVRNL; encoded by the coding sequence ATGTCTGGCCTGTTTCTAAAAATAATTAAAGGAGAGATTCCTTCATACAAAGTGTATGAGGACGAAAATACCTTTGCCTTTTTAGATATCAATCCGGCTGCCAAAGGGCATACTCTGGTTATTCCTAAAAGGGAGATTGACCTTTTATGGGATTTGGAAAATGAAGATTACAAAGCTGTTATGGATTCAGCTAAAAAAATTGCCATTGCAATTCAAAAGAGCGTAGAATGCAAAAGAGTGGGGATGGCAGTTGTGGGTTTGGAAGTTCCACATGCGCATGTTCATTTAATTCCTTTAAATGCAATGTCAGATTTCTCTTTCTCTAATAAATTGCAATTAAGCGAAGAAGAATTTAAGTCTATTCAGAAAAGAATTGTCAGGAACCTTTGA
- the ruvC gene encoding crossover junction endodeoxyribonuclease RuvC, with amino-acid sequence MKSDKIILGIDPGTKITGYALISVRSNKVDIIQYGVIKLDKYKDHHLRLKKIQDRIKEIVTEYMPDEMAIEAQFYGKNVQAMLKLGRAQGVAIAACLEKDIPVVEYAPKKVKQSITGNGNASKEQVAEMIIRELKIQTKEDFYLDSTDAIAVAMCHHYQKGINQRSSKSWAKFAEENKDRIKGS; translated from the coding sequence TTGAAAAGCGATAAAATCATATTAGGAATAGACCCCGGAACAAAGATAACAGGTTATGCACTTATTAGCGTAAGGTCAAACAAAGTGGATATAATTCAATATGGTGTAATAAAACTTGATAAATATAAAGATCATCATCTAAGACTCAAAAAAATACAAGATCGCATAAAAGAAATTGTTACTGAGTACATGCCCGATGAAATGGCAATTGAAGCGCAATTTTATGGCAAAAATGTGCAGGCTATGTTAAAATTGGGACGTGCCCAGGGAGTTGCAATTGCCGCCTGTCTTGAGAAAGATATCCCTGTAGTGGAATATGCCCCAAAAAAGGTTAAACAATCCATTACAGGTAATGGCAATGCCTCAAAGGAACAAGTGGCCGAGATGATAATACGAGAATTGAAAATCCAAACAAAAGAGGATTTTTATCTGGATTCAACTGATGCAATAGCGGTCGCCATGTGTCATCACTATCAAAAGGGGATTAATCAAAGATCCAGTAAAAGTTGGGCTAAATTTGCTGAGGAAAACAAAGACAGGATCAAAGGTTCCTGA